In Amphiura filiformis unplaced genomic scaffold, Afil_fr2py scaffold_276, whole genome shotgun sequence, the following are encoded in one genomic region:
- the LOC140145445 gene encoding uncharacterized protein, with translation MFLVETKLSLDETVILGQCTPPGYKFISLPRPKRDGGGGIGTVYKENIELSITPSSFTTVNFEYSIATLKNSVQFVVVYHPPPSKVNRLKRSEFLEDFEVFLEELSVIPTEVVLVGDYNIHVDEPHKPETRKFNDILSSNGFRQLITEVTHKKGHTLDLLITNENDNTIQRHAVLPPFYSDHRIITCYINHAKPPPVKSVIRSRQFGKMKPEQFTELLQKRMSEFPLDCEDPNVLTDAYESLTKSVLDEVCPITTRERTIRHRLPWYNEDIHLARRIRRRLERKWRKSQSEEDNEEFVAQKNQVIKLITDSKIEHFSKKFSESNVKDMYATINGLLNKSQKILPVLDCPDQALANKFLSFFIEKVEKIRANVNVSPSSADDCVADSDSVETSNPSSNLDANINCCLNSGY, from the coding sequence ATGTTCCTTGTTGAGACTAAGCTTTCCCTTGATGAGACGGTGATACTTGGACAATGTACCCCTCCAGGCTATAAGTTCATAAGCCTTCCCAGACCCAAAAGGGATGGTGGAGGAGGGATCGGTACTGTATACAAAGAGAACATTGAACTTAGTATTACTCCTTCCAGTTTCACTACAGTCAACTTTGAGTATTCTATCGCTACTCTTAAAAACTCTGTTCAGTTTGTTGTGGTTTATCATCCCCCACCATCAAAAGTAAACAGACTAAAGAGATCTGAATTCCTGGAAGATTTTGAGGTTTTCCTTGAAGAACTGTCTGTTATTCCTACTGAAGTTGTCCTTGTGGGTGATTACAATATTCACGTTGATGAACCGCATAAACCAGAGACACGTAAATTCAATGATATTCTGTCCAGCAATGGTTTTCGTCAATTAATCACTGAAGTAACTCACAAAAAGGGACACACCCTTGATTTGTTAATCACGAATGAAAATGATAATACCATCCAGAGACATGCTGTTCTTCCACCATTTTACTCCGATCATCGCATTATTACTTGTTACATCAACCATGCAAAACCTCCACCTGTAAAATCGGTTATTCGCTCACGCCAATTTGGTAAAATGAAACCTGAACAGTTTACCGAACTTTTGCAAAAGCGCATGTCTGAATTCCCGCTTGACTGTGAGGATCCAAATGTCCTTACTGATGCTTATGAGTCCTTAACAAAGTCTGTGCTTGATGAAGTCTGCCCTATTACCACCAGGGAGCGTACTATAAGACACAGACTACCTTGGTACAACGAAGACATCCATCTAGCCCGGCGCATCAGAAGACGACTGGAACGAAAGTGGCGAAAGAGTCAATCTGAGGAGGATAATGAAGAATTTGTCGCTCAAAAGAATCAAGTCATTAAACTTATCACTGACTCTAAAATTGAGCATTTCTCCAAAAAGTTCTCTGAATCAAATGTCAAAGATATGTATGCTACAATTAATGGGTTGCTTAACAAATCTCAAAAAATACTACCTGTTCTTGATTGTCCTGATCAGGCTCTTGCCAACaagtttctttccttttttattgAAAAAGTTGAGAAGATCAGGGCCAATGTTAATGTTTCTCCTAGTTCTGCTGATGATTGTGTTGCGGATTCTGACTCTGTAGAAACCAGTAATCCCAGCAGTAATCTTGATGCTAACATTAACTGTTGCTTAAACagtgggtattga